The following proteins are encoded in a genomic region of Desulfurococcaceae archaeon:
- a CDS encoding aldehyde ferredoxin oxidoreductase family protein: MSGGSKLHGYAGRVLRVNLSSGEIVVDEVDRRLARAYLGGRGFNAARLYSEVTPEIDPISPGNKLMIATGPVVGTGFPLGARLNVTAKSPQTGILGDSNVGGHFAAELKYAGFDQVIIEGKSPRPVYVFISNGAAEIRDASGLWGMPISKAYEALRREVGDPDVQIALIGPAAENGVKFSGIFFNRIRPAARTGLGVVMASKNLKAIAVRGDGYVEVAKAETFEKMVEEMELEVYTHEQYWPRRIMGTSRILLAANRIGVLPGKHFTEPTVPYAFEVSGEKLALKYNVKNRACFSCIVPCSRVFIVKRMERTLLSEGPEYEALAGMTVRIGNSDLDSALKAIELVNDLGLDVISTSEVISWAMELYSRGLLTENEVGGLKLDWGNMDAVMKLIWDIAHRRGFGAILAEGVVAAAEKLGRGHEVAFHVKKLEMIQADPRGLKGYGLGFAVSTRGADHLRSEPFVELSDDPKIGARMFNEPEATLRLGVRGKGRLVAYYENICALVDSLGVCKNLAENMDILNYERIARLVEAVTGMKLSPLEVMAVGERVINVERAYIVREGVRRIHDTLPSRFLKEPLEKGPSAGHVVELDAMLKEYYSVRGWDERTGLPTPEKLSELGLHDVLEDLRSRGIVPGS; encoded by the coding sequence GTGTCAGGCGGGAGTAAGTTACACGGTTACGCTGGCAGGGTTCTAAGAGTAAACCTGTCCAGCGGGGAGATCGTGGTGGACGAAGTGGACAGAAGACTAGCCAGAGCGTACCTCGGTGGCAGAGGCTTCAACGCTGCCAGGCTCTACAGCGAGGTAACACCCGAAATAGACCCCATATCGCCCGGCAACAAGCTAATGATCGCCACGGGACCCGTTGTCGGGACGGGCTTTCCGCTGGGCGCCAGGCTCAATGTAACCGCTAAGTCCCCCCAAACGGGAATACTCGGAGACTCGAACGTAGGCGGGCACTTCGCGGCCGAGTTAAAGTACGCTGGCTTCGACCAGGTAATCATAGAGGGGAAAAGCCCCCGCCCAGTATACGTGTTCATAAGCAACGGTGCAGCCGAGATCAGGGATGCCAGCGGACTGTGGGGCATGCCGATCTCTAAAGCCTACGAAGCCCTGAGGAGGGAGGTAGGAGACCCCGACGTGCAGATTGCGCTGATCGGCCCGGCTGCCGAGAACGGCGTGAAGTTCTCTGGCATATTCTTCAACAGAATAAGACCGGCTGCGAGGACAGGGCTTGGAGTAGTGATGGCATCCAAAAACCTTAAGGCAATAGCCGTTAGGGGTGACGGCTACGTAGAGGTGGCCAAGGCCGAGACGTTCGAAAAGATGGTCGAGGAAATGGAGCTAGAGGTGTACACTCACGAACAGTACTGGCCTAGGAGGATTATGGGCACGTCAAGGATACTGCTAGCAGCTAACAGGATCGGGGTGCTCCCGGGGAAACACTTTACTGAGCCCACCGTGCCATACGCGTTTGAGGTTAGCGGGGAAAAGCTAGCATTGAAGTACAACGTGAAAAACAGGGCCTGTTTCTCCTGCATAGTTCCGTGTAGCAGGGTCTTCATCGTGAAAAGGATGGAGAGGACGCTCCTAAGCGAAGGCCCCGAGTATGAAGCGCTAGCCGGTATGACGGTGAGGATTGGTAATAGCGACCTAGATAGCGCGCTCAAAGCAATAGAGCTAGTAAACGACCTGGGGCTCGACGTGATCTCAACGAGCGAGGTGATATCGTGGGCCATGGAGCTTTACTCCAGGGGGCTGTTAACGGAGAACGAGGTAGGAGGGCTTAAGCTAGATTGGGGCAACATGGACGCGGTGATGAAGCTAATATGGGATATAGCGCACAGAAGGGGGTTCGGTGCAATCCTAGCTGAGGGGGTAGTGGCTGCCGCGGAGAAGCTGGGAAGGGGGCATGAAGTGGCTTTCCACGTAAAGAAGCTCGAGATGATTCAAGCCGATCCAAGGGGGCTAAAGGGGTACGGACTGGGCTTCGCCGTATCCACGAGAGGTGCAGATCACCTGAGGTCAGAGCCGTTCGTAGAACTGAGCGACGACCCGAAAATAGGCGCTAGAATGTTCAACGAACCAGAAGCCACGTTAAGGCTCGGTGTTAGAGGTAAAGGCAGGCTCGTAGCTTACTACGAGAACATATGCGCGCTGGTAGACTCGCTGGGCGTTTGCAAGAACCTAGCCGAGAACATGGACATTCTCAACTACGAGCGAATAGCCAGGCTCGTAGAGGCCGTTACGGGCATGAAGCTGTCGCCTTTAGAGGTCATGGCCGTGGGCGAGAGGGTGATCAACGTTGAGAGGGCTTACATAGTCCGAGAAGGGGTCAGGAGAATACACGACACCCTTCCTTCGAGGTTCCTTAAAGAGCCGCTGGAAAAGGGGCCATCTGCCGGTCACGTAGTCGAGCTAGACGCCATGCTGAAGGAGTACTATAGTGTCCGCGGGTGGGATGAGAGGACCGGGCTACCCACCCCAGAGAAGCTCAGTGAGCTGGGACTTCACGACGTCCTCGAAGACTTACGCTCGAGGGGCATAGTGCCCGGTTCCTAA
- a CDS encoding sodium-dependent transporter yields MSSLRRETWTSGVGLALSLIGVAVGLGNVWRFPYMLGRFGGAGFLVVYVLLVIGVGIPGLIVELAIARYAGRGPFSAFTKIGYPGGRIVGYTLLVTVIAAVAYYIVVIGWVLWYLILSVTGAIFVERVDFSAAFSELTSSLHIQLAMHVAIVALCILVVSSGVRRGVELASKLLMPVVYAILVGIAVYVLGMPKALEGLVFYLKPAWEKVTGFTVLAAMGQVFFSLGLGSTWIFIYGSYMSKDQKVVRSALYAATGDTVASFIAGLAVLPLVFIFGVDPQSGPPLMFITLPEIFRHLPGGAVLFTLFFAALLFAALLSAVPGFEIFVDAMSEFGLSRGRAVLIMGLVEVLLGVPSMLSVDILLYNDLFWGTTMLPVASLFSITAFGWLIDRKTLIGELELRRETLPWKALYYWVKVVMPVLVVAVLVYGWISWFS; encoded by the coding sequence ATGAGTTCGCTTCGAAGGGAAACCTGGACCAGTGGCGTGGGCTTAGCCTTATCCCTCATCGGGGTAGCAGTGGGGTTAGGGAATGTTTGGAGGTTTCCCTACATGCTAGGCAGATTCGGAGGTGCCGGCTTCTTAGTAGTGTACGTGCTCCTAGTCATAGGGGTGGGAATACCCGGGTTAATAGTGGAACTCGCCATTGCCAGGTACGCGGGGAGAGGCCCCTTCAGCGCGTTTACGAAAATAGGCTACCCGGGAGGTAGGATAGTAGGTTACACCCTGCTGGTAACGGTCATCGCAGCGGTTGCCTACTACATTGTCGTCATAGGCTGGGTGCTCTGGTACCTGATACTATCGGTGACCGGCGCGATCTTCGTTGAACGGGTAGACTTCTCGGCGGCGTTCTCGGAGTTGACGAGTTCATTGCACATACAGCTGGCCATGCACGTAGCCATCGTGGCGCTCTGCATACTAGTAGTTTCCAGTGGCGTTAGAAGAGGTGTAGAGCTTGCCAGCAAGTTATTGATGCCCGTGGTATACGCCATCCTGGTTGGCATAGCTGTCTACGTTCTCGGGATGCCTAAAGCACTTGAGGGGCTGGTCTTCTACCTCAAGCCAGCTTGGGAGAAGGTGACCGGGTTCACCGTACTGGCGGCGATGGGTCAGGTATTCTTCTCGCTGGGGCTGGGCTCCACCTGGATCTTCATATACGGTTCCTACATGTCAAAGGATCAGAAGGTCGTGAGGAGCGCCCTCTACGCTGCTACGGGCGATACGGTAGCCTCCTTCATAGCCGGCTTAGCCGTATTACCACTGGTATTCATCTTCGGAGTAGACCCTCAGAGCGGGCCCCCATTAATGTTCATAACATTGCCCGAGATCTTCAGACACCTGCCAGGCGGTGCAGTCCTATTCACGCTATTCTTCGCGGCACTGCTATTCGCCGCCTTACTGTCCGCTGTGCCAGGTTTCGAGATATTCGTTGACGCGATGAGCGAGTTCGGGTTATCGAGAGGGAGGGCCGTGCTGATCATGGGCTTAGTAGAGGTGTTGCTGGGCGTACCCTCAATGCTCAGCGTGGATATACTGCTATACAACGACCTCTTCTGGGGTACCACGATGCTACCCGTAGCATCGTTATTTTCCATAACGGCGTTCGGCTGGCTGATCGATAGGAAAACGCTAATAGGTGAGCTGGAGCTACGCAGGGAAACGCTTCCCTGGAAAGCCTTATATTACTGGGTCAAGGTAGTTATGCCAGTACTAGTAGTGGCCGTGCTGGTTTACGGGTGGATATCGTGGTTCAGCTAA
- a CDS encoding TIGR04076 family protein, producing the protein MKSLLVRVKEIRGTCTNHAVGDCFRVDGGKLSFPGRNRHVCIYALSSLLPLIPAKQRNIVEENDWLPRTRLVQCPDPNGVVVWEIVELEESSPREQGALSS; encoded by the coding sequence ATGAAGTCCTTGTTGGTTAGGGTTAAAGAGATCAGGGGCACGTGTACGAACCACGCTGTAGGGGATTGCTTTAGAGTAGATGGTGGTAAACTGAGCTTTCCAGGAAGGAATAGACACGTATGCATATACGCGCTGTCAAGCCTGCTCCCCCTAATACCAGCTAAGCAGAGAAACATCGTAGAAGAGAACGACTGGTTACCGAGAACAAGGCTAGTCCAATGTCCAGACCCCAACGGGGTAGTCGTGTGGGAAATAGTAGAACTAGAGGAGTCGTCTCCAAGAGAGCAGGGCGCGCTAAGCTCGTAG
- a CDS encoding saccharopine dehydrogenase C-terminal domain-containing protein, with the protein MKEVLFVGLGRVGSRSLVYLKELVKDVYIYAVDVDASKLSGLRKAENVETHLYEPGILRRLGEKVELAVTALPSTTAFRAILELAGACVNVVDVSFFLEDPYVLSKVVEDCGSTLVVDAGFAPGYSNVVVGYAYHKLGLGEDVEIATGGIPDRPVPPIGYAVTWNPRDLLEEYVRPARFVENGEIKAVKPVEAVKTVEVENVGTFEAFISDGLRTMLRNIKARNLKELTLRWPGHMSAVRLLYELGFLDGEEVEVNGTRIKPVDFTARILEKRLSIEVNDIAVLRVKAIGDGGEYREIAVLQGTPENPATPVFTALVHAYTAKLVLESKVKRGVVAPEELYEHKEGYEEYLKKHGVVVLKELVKTRSFHER; encoded by the coding sequence TTGAAGGAGGTTCTCTTCGTGGGGCTTGGCCGCGTCGGATCCAGGTCCTTGGTGTACCTCAAGGAGCTGGTGAAAGACGTCTACATCTACGCCGTTGACGTGGACGCTTCGAAGCTGAGCGGGCTTAGAAAAGCGGAAAACGTTGAGACGCACCTCTATGAACCGGGCATACTTAGAAGGCTCGGAGAGAAAGTAGAACTGGCTGTCACCGCCCTACCTTCAACCACGGCATTTAGAGCCATACTGGAACTTGCGGGCGCGTGCGTGAACGTCGTCGATGTCTCCTTCTTCCTTGAAGATCCATACGTCCTCAGCAAAGTGGTCGAGGACTGCGGGAGCACCCTCGTCGTGGATGCCGGCTTCGCGCCGGGTTACAGTAACGTGGTCGTGGGCTACGCTTACCACAAACTAGGGCTTGGAGAGGACGTTGAAATAGCTACCGGCGGCATACCGGATAGGCCTGTACCACCCATAGGCTACGCTGTTACCTGGAACCCCCGAGACCTACTAGAAGAGTACGTCAGGCCAGCTAGGTTTGTTGAAAACGGGGAAATCAAAGCTGTCAAGCCCGTTGAAGCCGTCAAAACGGTGGAGGTCGAGAACGTGGGTACCTTTGAAGCATTTATTAGTGATGGATTGAGAACGATGTTGAGGAACATTAAGGCGAGAAACCTCAAGGAACTGACGCTCAGGTGGCCAGGACACATGAGTGCCGTCAGGCTCCTCTACGAGCTCGGCTTCCTAGACGGCGAAGAGGTGGAAGTCAACGGTACTAGAATTAAGCCCGTAGACTTCACTGCGAGGATCCTGGAGAAAAGGCTTTCAATAGAGGTGAACGACATCGCGGTACTACGAGTAAAAGCAATTGGCGACGGCGGGGAATACCGCGAAATAGCGGTACTCCAGGGAACCCCGGAAAACCCGGCCACACCAGTATTTACGGCACTAGTACACGCGTACACTGCGAAACTAGTACTAGAGAGTAAAGTAAAACGGGGAGTAGTAGCGCCGGAAGAGCTATACGAGCACAAAGAAGGGTACGAAGAGTACTTGAAGAAGCACGGAGTAGTGGTATTAAAGGAGCTGGTGAAAACGAGGAGCTTCCACGAGCGTTAA
- the glmS gene encoding glutamine--fructose-6-phosphate transaminase (isomerizing): protein MCGIIGICLRGEDVLHLGEALYRGLLRLEYRGYDSAGVAVIDGGRLVITKGKGKLKELEAKYGFTKLKGVTGIGHTRWATHGPPSDTNAHPHVDCKYLFAVVHNGIIENYYELKKALLERGHVFRSETDTEVVVHLVEEFYGEVGNVFEAFKRAVKLLKGAYALLMITPLEPDKIFFAKKDSPLILGIGDHYNLAASDIPALLDHTRKAVVLRDLWVGYISHRDIYVEDLASGSRVDYEKYTRLVEWNVEDASKEGYPHFMLKEIHEQPRALLQTLSGIRGDEAVKKAVSLLLSADTIYVTGAGTSYHASEFFALMSTRLARKPVLPFIASEYEAYEKSAEEGDVLLAISQSGETIDVLKAVRAFRRAGVKVIAVSNVVESAIPRESDLTVYMRAGPEIGVAATKTFLAQALVLSWIGLEYALSLGAVDYSEYSKARKDLEHAGQLAEASIMKTEDAVRKLSDRIAGSTNMYYLSRGIGIPVAREGALKIKEIAYVHAEAYPAGESKHGPIALIEPGFPVVFVVPDDALIERKVHGNVEEMKARGALTIGVLHENSYLKDYVDVAIEVPGAHWIMAPITHTPPLQLLAYYLAVKRGYDPDKPRNLAKTVTVE, encoded by the coding sequence GTGTGCGGAATTATTGGCATATGCCTACGCGGTGAGGACGTACTGCACCTGGGAGAAGCGCTGTATCGGGGCCTTCTCAGGCTAGAGTACAGGGGCTACGACTCCGCAGGAGTGGCCGTAATAGATGGCGGCAGACTCGTAATTACTAAAGGTAAAGGCAAGCTAAAGGAGCTTGAAGCTAAGTATGGATTTACGAAGCTCAAAGGGGTTACAGGCATCGGGCATACAAGATGGGCTACTCACGGACCGCCTTCAGATACCAATGCGCACCCCCACGTAGACTGTAAATACCTGTTTGCAGTCGTTCATAACGGGATAATCGAGAACTACTACGAGCTTAAAAAGGCACTCTTAGAGCGAGGTCACGTATTTCGTAGCGAGACGGACACGGAAGTTGTTGTACACCTAGTCGAGGAGTTCTACGGCGAGGTAGGCAACGTGTTCGAAGCGTTTAAACGGGCCGTTAAGCTACTGAAGGGCGCCTACGCGCTACTAATGATAACCCCGCTCGAGCCGGACAAGATCTTTTTCGCGAAGAAGGACAGCCCGCTGATACTCGGTATCGGAGACCACTACAACCTCGCTGCAAGTGATATACCAGCACTACTAGACCACACGAGAAAAGCCGTAGTGTTACGGGATCTCTGGGTGGGGTACATATCCCACAGAGACATCTATGTAGAGGACTTGGCAAGCGGTAGTAGGGTCGACTACGAGAAGTACACCAGGCTGGTGGAGTGGAACGTCGAAGACGCGTCTAAGGAAGGATACCCTCACTTCATGTTGAAGGAAATACACGAGCAGCCGCGGGCGCTTTTGCAGACCCTCAGCGGTATTCGTGGTGATGAGGCGGTTAAGAAGGCTGTTTCCTTGCTACTGAGCGCGGATACCATATACGTGACCGGTGCAGGAACGAGCTACCACGCCTCGGAGTTCTTCGCGCTAATGTCAACGAGGCTTGCACGCAAGCCGGTACTGCCCTTCATTGCAAGCGAGTATGAAGCCTATGAGAAGAGCGCGGAGGAGGGGGATGTACTGCTGGCAATTAGCCAGAGCGGTGAGACCATTGACGTCCTCAAGGCAGTGCGCGCTTTTAGGAGGGCTGGCGTGAAGGTGATCGCGGTCTCGAACGTGGTGGAGTCGGCCATACCGAGGGAGAGCGATCTAACCGTGTACATGAGAGCGGGGCCCGAGATAGGGGTCGCGGCGACTAAGACGTTCCTGGCACAGGCCCTGGTCCTCTCGTGGATCGGCTTAGAGTACGCGCTATCGCTCGGCGCAGTAGACTATAGCGAGTACTCCAAGGCGAGGAAGGACCTCGAGCATGCCGGCCAGCTCGCTGAAGCATCCATAATGAAGACTGAGGACGCGGTGCGGAAGTTGTCCGATCGGATCGCGGGCTCTACGAACATGTACTACCTGAGTAGAGGTATCGGCATCCCAGTAGCCAGGGAGGGAGCGCTGAAAATAAAGGAGATCGCGTACGTTCACGCCGAGGCCTACCCGGCCGGCGAATCCAAGCACGGACCAATAGCGTTAATTGAACCCGGGTTTCCCGTGGTATTCGTTGTCCCCGATGATGCCTTAATCGAGCGCAAGGTACATGGTAACGTGGAGGAGATGAAGGCCAGGGGGGCCCTGACCATAGGTGTCCTTCACGAGAACTCGTACTTGAAGGACTACGTGGACGTCGCAATAGAGGTTCCGGGCGCGCACTGGATCATGGCGCCGATAACGCACACACCACCGCTACAGCTACTAGCGTACTACCTAGCCGTTAAGCGGGGATACGACCCCGATAAACCGAGAAACCTAGCAAAAACAGTCACAGTAGAATAG
- the pyrH gene encoding UMP kinase — MNYLVLKITGRAFNADPHLLRRYVNVVKSLLDARKLVVVTGGGAYARKYIEVARDVGVESNYWLDLIGILASRLNSLLLISALSNHAYPHPPESIEEAVKAVGCYKLVVMGGLIPGQSTASVLLQVAEALGVKKVYYYSAVGRVYDRDPARYPGARPLSVITASELKSILEQRTLPGEYALIDANALEISVRSGIEIQLLDYREPEQIYNALEGENPGTIVIPR; from the coding sequence TTGAATTACCTGGTTTTGAAGATTACCGGTAGGGCGTTTAACGCGGATCCACACCTCTTGAGGAGGTACGTTAACGTGGTGAAGAGCTTGCTAGACGCGCGCAAGCTTGTAGTCGTCACGGGCGGTGGAGCGTATGCACGCAAATACATAGAAGTCGCGAGGGATGTAGGCGTGGAATCAAATTACTGGCTCGACTTGATAGGCATACTTGCCTCGAGGCTTAATAGCCTCCTACTGATCTCCGCGCTGAGCAACCACGCCTATCCACATCCGCCGGAAAGCATCGAAGAAGCGGTCAAGGCGGTGGGATGCTACAAGTTAGTGGTAATGGGGGGCTTAATACCCGGCCAGTCGACGGCATCCGTGCTACTGCAAGTAGCCGAGGCCCTTGGCGTCAAGAAGGTCTACTACTACTCCGCCGTGGGCAGGGTCTACGATAGGGACCCCGCGAGGTACCCCGGTGCGAGGCCCCTATCCGTGATCACGGCCAGCGAGCTCAAGTCAATACTCGAGCAGAGGACCCTTCCGGGCGAGTACGCCTTAATAGATGCAAATGCGCTGGAGATATCGGTGAGAAGTGGTATTGAAATACAGCTCCTAGATTACAGAGAACCCGAACAGATATACAATGCGCTGGAAGGGGAAAACCCGGGGACAATCGTTATCCCGAGATGA
- a CDS encoding TrmH family RNA methyltransferase, whose protein sequence is MKEIEVRIVLVGIEGAVNLGIIARTCMNFNVKELYLVSPVASLEEALKYSARGSDLLSRSVIVDRLEKAFEGVDLVAATSAIGYSEGDALRQAISLEDFVDRVIPRARKVAIVFGRESTGLTREELSKADFLVTIPASPEYPVLNVSQAVAIFLWELWKRVGARPVNIPPRATREELEKVLDTINGITALVAPLEDRRKRCELVWRRLLLRSVPSVYEARVLLYWARRVLRKLRGPGFRSP, encoded by the coding sequence GTGAAGGAGATCGAGGTCAGGATCGTGCTTGTAGGGATTGAAGGGGCGGTCAACTTGGGGATCATCGCGAGGACGTGCATGAACTTCAATGTAAAGGAACTGTACTTGGTGAGCCCCGTGGCCAGCCTGGAGGAGGCGTTGAAGTACTCCGCGCGCGGGAGCGACCTCCTATCTCGAAGCGTGATCGTGGATAGACTTGAAAAAGCCTTTGAAGGTGTAGACCTGGTAGCGGCTACCAGTGCAATTGGGTATTCAGAGGGCGATGCCCTAAGACAGGCGATATCGCTAGAGGACTTCGTGGACAGGGTGATCCCGAGGGCGAGGAAGGTCGCCATAGTGTTTGGTAGGGAAAGTACTGGGCTAACTAGGGAGGAGCTCTCAAAAGCGGATTTCCTCGTAACAATCCCAGCTAGCCCTGAATACCCCGTTCTAAATGTAAGCCAGGCGGTTGCCATATTCCTATGGGAGCTGTGGAAACGGGTTGGGGCGAGGCCCGTGAACATTCCTCCAAGGGCTACTAGAGAGGAGCTGGAAAAAGTCCTTGACACTATTAACGGAATAACCGCGCTCGTTGCACCCTTGGAGGATAGGAGGAAGCGGTGCGAACTCGTGTGGAGGCGATTGCTGCTCAGGTCGGTACCATCAGTTTATGAAGCCCGCGTACTGCTTTATTGGGCTCGTAGAGTGCTACGTAAACTTAGAGGGCCAGGATTCAGGTCTCCTTGA
- a CDS encoding methyltransferase, with amino-acid sequence MRGSTRLPRLEYVGDVYRPSDDTWLLLGVIERGAFQGKLCLDIGAGSGILGIYALLNGTCERVVFLDVMEDAVESTKMNTEINGVHHRSIVVLSDAPVIGEATIDICFANPPYLPVHDHHNVDVATEGGPGGYETAVYFVDFASKVLKRGGRLYLAYSSLSKPEIIEGVLGLHGFKVNYVERKHFFYETIYAVECVKL; translated from the coding sequence TTGAGGGGCAGCACTAGATTGCCCAGATTAGAGTACGTAGGAGACGTTTACAGGCCTAGCGACGACACGTGGCTTCTTCTCGGAGTAATCGAGAGGGGGGCCTTCCAGGGAAAGCTGTGCTTAGATATCGGTGCCGGGTCAGGGATACTTGGAATATATGCTCTCCTAAACGGTACCTGCGAACGGGTAGTATTCTTGGATGTGATGGAGGATGCTGTAGAATCAACGAAGATGAACACCGAGATCAACGGCGTTCATCACCGCTCAATAGTTGTGCTCTCAGACGCCCCCGTAATAGGGGAAGCCACTATCGATATTTGTTTTGCGAACCCCCCATACCTGCCGGTACACGATCATCACAATGTAGACGTGGCCACAGAAGGGGGTCCCGGGGGCTATGAAACAGCGGTGTACTTCGTAGATTTCGCGAGTAAAGTGTTAAAGCGCGGTGGAAGGCTGTACCTAGCATACTCGTCTCTCTCAAAGCCGGAGATCATAGAGGGGGTCCTCGGACTTCATGGCTTCAAAGTTAATTACGTAGAAAGAAAACACTTCTTTTACGAGACAATATACGCGGTGGAGTGTGTTAAGCTGTGA
- the rsmA gene encoding 16S rRNA (adenine(1518)-N(6)/adenine(1519)-N(6))-dimethyltransferase RsmA, with protein MVNHFNPAEVDGRSLLAWTIRVLREHGIKPRKRLSQNFVVDPSLIREILSHVDPGERVLEVGCGIGTLSKAILEKAHTLLCIELDHRLCEVAEEVVDEHRFVIVNGDARELPYAQRTVVSNLPYHVTSDILVKISKENSVTKAVLTVQKEVAERLLARPGSKSYGRLTVLVGTLFRVEKGGTYPPRSFYPRPQVYHQVVVLTRRSNYTSEVGALEKLTRIFFSQRRRLVEKILAEALGVRAEELGHLKYRIAGKRVSTIDPELWFELSRTLAERGVL; from the coding sequence ATGGTGAATCATTTTAACCCGGCAGAGGTTGACGGCCGGAGTTTACTCGCATGGACTATAAGGGTCCTCCGCGAACACGGTATAAAGCCCCGTAAAAGGCTAAGTCAGAACTTCGTAGTAGACCCGTCACTAATACGAGAGATCCTATCCCACGTAGACCCTGGAGAGCGGGTTTTAGAGGTGGGGTGCGGTATCGGGACATTGTCTAAAGCCATACTCGAGAAGGCACATACCCTTCTCTGCATCGAGCTCGATCACAGGCTTTGCGAGGTGGCTGAAGAGGTAGTAGACGAACATCGCTTTGTAATCGTGAACGGAGACGCGCGAGAACTACCCTACGCGCAGAGAACGGTTGTTTCCAACTTACCGTACCATGTAACCTCAGACATACTGGTGAAGATATCGAAAGAAAACAGCGTGACGAAGGCCGTGTTAACTGTTCAAAAGGAAGTAGCCGAGAGGCTCTTGGCGCGACCGGGTTCAAAAAGCTATGGTAGGCTGACTGTTCTCGTGGGTACACTATTCAGGGTCGAGAAGGGCGGGACTTACCCGCCTCGTAGCTTTTACCCGCGCCCCCAGGTGTATCATCAAGTAGTCGTACTAACCAGGAGAAGTAATTACACAAGCGAAGTAGGCGCGTTGGAGAAGTTGACACGGATTTTCTTCTCCCAGCGTAGGAGGTTAGTGGAAAAGATCCTCGCAGAGGCCCTCGGCGTCAGGGCCGAGGAGCTGGGGCACTTGAAGTACAGAATAGCCGGTAAGCGGGTCTCTACGATCGACCCCGAACTGTGGTTTGAGCTCTCGCGCACCCTCGCGGAGAGGGGTGTATTGTAG
- a CDS encoding DUF655 domain-containing protein, which translates to MYRYPPHRSKHVPSSRYEPSAYILDYLEMGNPSDVHYEHRNQPYVQCLGTKYFSLLEATPLIGIKVEILEKVDLSYPSKLKRIIHIAYGELTSVARANLREAVRRIIAENEKVFVEFFNIAEPINIRLHSLELLPDIGKKTMNAILDARRQSRFTGFNDLKKRVGIDPVNILVERMVRELAGGEKYYLFVKPKNREGLYLGYLERLYGESF; encoded by the coding sequence TTGTATAGGTACCCACCACATAGGTCAAAACACGTACCGAGTTCTAGGTATGAGCCTTCCGCGTACATACTTGATTACCTCGAAATGGGCAACCCTTCTGACGTACACTACGAGCACAGGAATCAGCCGTACGTGCAGTGCTTGGGCACAAAATACTTCTCTCTACTGGAAGCGACGCCCCTCATCGGTATAAAGGTAGAAATACTCGAAAAGGTGGATTTAAGCTATCCGAGCAAACTCAAGAGGATAATTCACATAGCGTATGGCGAGCTAACCTCTGTTGCAAGGGCAAACCTACGCGAAGCCGTTAGGAGGATAATTGCTGAAAACGAAAAGGTGTTTGTAGAGTTCTTTAACATAGCAGAACCTATAAACATAAGATTACACTCGTTAGAGCTACTTCCCGATATAGGTAAGAAAACGATGAACGCCATACTAGATGCACGTAGGCAGTCAAGGTTTACAGGCTTTAACGACCTGAAGAAGCGTGTAGGCATCGATCCCGTAAACATCCTCGTAGAGAGGATGGTGAGGGAGCTGGCGGGCGGCGAGAAGTACTACCTCTTCGTTAAGCCCAAAAATAGGGAGGGGCTGTACCTCGGATACTTGGAGAGACTTTATGGTGAATCATTTTAA
- a CDS encoding RNA polymerase Rpb4, whose amino-acid sequence MISNSEALKYLKEYSERERSKTGTVPLLVQRVIEYLYKFVKIPPEKAEELREKLSSLNLKEETIVMLMNICPQSHDEIRPLLVLEEKVLEAEQLDRIANLLKEYCTE is encoded by the coding sequence TTGATTTCGAATAGTGAGGCATTAAAGTACCTGAAGGAATACAGCGAGAGGGAACGGAGCAAAACCGGTACTGTCCCCCTACTGGTTCAGCGCGTTATAGAGTACCTGTACAAGTTCGTGAAGATCCCGCCGGAGAAGGCGGAGGAGCTACGTGAAAAGCTGAGTTCCCTCAATTTAAAGGAAGAAACCATTGTTATGTTAATGAATATTTGTCCTCAATCCCACGACGAGATAAGGCCTCTCCTTGTTCTCGAGGAGAAAGTTCTTGAAGCAGAGCAACTAGATAGGATTGCTAACCTGCTCAAAGAATACTGCACGGAGTAA